One Globicephala melas chromosome 6, mGloMel1.2, whole genome shotgun sequence genomic window carries:
- the GRIN1 gene encoding glutamate receptor ionotropic, NMDA 1 isoform X3: MSTMRLLTLALLFSCSFARAACDPKIVNIGAVLSTRKHEQMFREAVNQANKRHGSWKIQLNATSVTHKPNAIQMALSVCEDLISSQVYAILVSHPPTPNDHFTPTPVSYTAGFYRIPVLGLTTRMSIYSDKSIHLSFLRTVPPYSHQSSVWFEMMRVYSWNHIILLVSDDHEGRAAQKRLETLLEERESKAEKVLQFDPGTKNVTALLMEARELEARVIVLSASEDDAATVYRAAAMLNMTGSGYVWLVGEREISGNALRYAPDGIIGLQLINGKNESAHISDAVGVVAQAVHELLEKENITDPPRGCVGNTNIWKTGPLFKRVLMSSKYADGVTGRVEFNEDGDRKFANYSIMNLQNRKLVQVGIYNGTHVIPNDRKIIWPGGETEKPRGYQMSTRLKIVTIHQEPFVYVKPTLSDGTCKEEFTVNGDPVKKVICTGPNDTSPGSPRHTVPQCCYGFCIDLLIKLARTMNFTYEVHLVADGKFGTQERVNNSNKKEWNGMMGELLSGQADMIVAPLTINNERAQYIEFSKPFKYQGLTILVKKEIPRSTLDSFMQPFQSTLWLLVGLSVHVVAVMLYLLDRFSPFGRFKVNSEEEEEDALTLSSAMWFSWGVLLNSGIGEGAPRSFSARILGMVWAGFAMIIVASYTANLAAFLVLDRPEERITGINDPRLRNPSDKFIYATVKQSSVDIYFRRQVELSTMYRHMEKHNYESAAEAIQAVRDNKLHAFIWDSAVLEFEASQKCDLVTTGELFFRSGFGIGMRKDSPWKQNVSLSILKSHENGFMEDLDKTWVRYQECDSRSNAPATLTFENMAGVFMLVAGGIVAGIFLIFIEIAYKRHKDARRKQMQLAFAAVNVWRKNLQDRKSGRAEPDPKKKATFRAITSTLASSFKRRRSSKDTSTGGGRGALQNQKDTVLPRRAIEREEGQLQMCARHRES; encoded by the exons ATGAGCACCATGCGCCTGCTGACACTCGCCCTGCTTTTCTCCTGCTCCTTCGCCCGTGCCGCCTGCGACCCCAAGATCGTCAACATCGGCGCGGTACTGAGCACGCGGAAGCACGAGCAGATGTTCCGCGAGGCTGTGAACCAGGCCAACAAGCGGCACGGCTCCTGGAAGATCCAGCTCAACGCCACCTCTGTCACCCACAAGCCCAACGCCATCCAGATGGCCTTGTCGGTGTGCGAAGACCTCATCTCCAGCCAG GTCTACGCCATCCTAGTTAGCCACCCACCTACCCCCAACGACCACTTCACTCCCACCCCCGTCTCCTACACAGCTGGCTTCTACCGCATCCCCGTCCTGGGGCTGACCACCCGCATGTCCATCTACTCAGACAAG AGCATCCACCTTAGCTTCCTGCGCACCGTGCCGCCCTACTCCCACCAGTCGAGCGTCTGGTTCGAGATGATGCGCGTCTACAGCTGGAACCACATCATCCTCCTGGTCAGCGACGACCACGAGGGCCGGGCGGCGCAGAAGCGCCTGGAGACCCTGCTGGAGGAGCGCGAGTCCAAG GCTGAGAAGGTGCTGCAGTTCGACCCGGGGACCAAGAACGTGACGGCCCTGCTGATGGAGGCGCGGGAGCTGGAGGCTCGGGTCATCGTCCTCTCCGCCAG CGAGGACGACGCTGCCACCGTGTACCGCGCAGCCGCGATGCTGAACATGACCGGCTCGGGGTACGTGTGGCTGGTGGGGGAGCGCGAGATCTCGGGGAACGCCCTGCGCTACGCCCCGGACG GCATCATCGGGCTGCAGCTCATCAACGGCAAGAACGAGTCGGCCCATATCAGCGATGCCGTGGGGGTGGTGGCCCAGGCCGTGCACGAGCTTCTCGAGAAGGAGAACATCACCGATCCGCCGCGGGGCTGCGTGGGCAACACCAACATCTGGAAGACCGGGCCGCTCTTCAAGAG AGTGCTCATGTCTTCCAAGTACGCAGACGGCGTGACCGGCCGCGTGGAATTCAACGAGGATGGGGACCGGAAGTTTGCCAACTACAGCATCATGAACCTGCAGAACCGCAAGCTGGTACAAGTGGGCATCTACAACGGCACCCAT GTTATTCCCAACGACAGGAAAATCATCTGGCCAGGCGGAGAGACAGAGAAGCCCCGAGGTTACCAGATGTCCACCAGGCTGAAG atCGTGACGATCCACCAGGAGCCCTTCGTGTATGTCAAGCCCACGCTGAGCGACGGCACGTGCAAGGAGGAGTTCACCGTGAACGGGGATCCGGTGAAGAAGGTGATCTGCACCGGGCCCAACGACACGTCGCCGGGCAGCC CACGCCACACCGTGCCTCAGTGCTGCTACGGCTTCTGCATCGACCTACTCATCAAACTGGCGCGGACCATGAACTTCACTTATGAGGTGCACCTAGTGGCGGACGGCAAGTTCGGCACGCAGGAGCGG GTGAACAACAGCAATAAGAAGGAGTGGAACGGGATGATGGGCGAGCTGCTCAGCGGGCAGGCAGACATGATCGTGGCGCCGCTGACCATCAACAACGAGCGCGCACAGTACATCGAGTTCTCCAAGCCCTTCAAGTACCAGGGCCTGACCATTCTGGTCAAGAAG GAGATCCCCCGGAGCACGCTGGACTCGTTCATGCAGCCCTTCCAGAGTACGCTCTGGCTGCTGGTGGGGCTGTCAGTGCATGTGGTGGCCGTGATGCTGTACCTGCTGGACCGCTTCAG CCCCTTTGGCCGGTTCAAAGTGAAcagcgaggaggaggaggaggatgcacTGACCCTGTCCTCGGCCATGTGGTTCTCCTGGGGCGTCCTGCTCAACTCGGGCATCGGGGAAG GCGCCCCCAGAAGCTTCTCGGCGCGCATCCTGGGCATGGTGTGGGCCGGCTTCGCCATGATCATCGTGGCCTCCTACACTGCCAACCTGGCGGCCTTCCTGGTGCTGGACCGGCCCGAGGAGCGCATCACCGGCATCAACGATCCCCGG CTGAGGAATCCTTCGGACAAGTTCATCTACGCGACGGTGAAGCAGAGCTCCGTGGACATCTACTTCCGGCGGCAGGTGGAGCTGAGCACCATGTACCGGCACATGGAGAAGCACAACTACGAGAGCGCGGCCGAGGCCATCCAGGCCGTGCGGGACAa cAAGCTGCATGCCTTCATCTGGGACTCGGCGGTGCTGGAGTTCGAGGCCTCGCAGAAGTGCGACCTGGTGACCACCGGCGAGCTGTTCTTCCGCTCAGGCTTTGGCATCGGCATGCGCAAAGACAGTCCTTGGAAGCAGAACGTCTCCCTGTCCATCCTCAA GTCCCACGAGAACGGCTTCATGGAAGACCTGGACAAGACGTGGGTGCGGTACCAGGAGTGTGATTCGCGTAGCAACGCCCCTGCTACCCTCACGTTCGAGAACATGGCAG GGGTCTTCATGCTGGTGGCCGGGGGCATCGTGGCCGGGATCTTCCTGATCTTCATCGAGATCGCCTACAAGCGGCACAAGGATGCTCGCCGGAAGCAGATGCAGCTGGCCTTTGCAGCAGTGAACGTGTGGAGAAAGAACCTGCAG GATAGAAAGAGTGGTAGAGCAGAGCCTGACCCTAAAAAGAAAGCCACATTTAGGGCTATCACCTCCACCCTGGCTTCCAGCTTCAAGAGACGTAGGTCCTCCAAAGACACG AGCACCGGGGGTGGACGCGGCGCTTTgcaaaaccaaaaagacacagtGCTGCCGCGACGCGCTATTGAGAGGGAGGAGGGCCAGCTGCAGATGTGTGCCCGTCATAGGGAGAGCTGA
- the GRIN1 gene encoding glutamate receptor ionotropic, NMDA 1 isoform X4, translated as MSTMRLLTLALLFSCSFARAACDPKIVNIGAVLSTRKHEQMFREAVNQANKRHGSWKIQLNATSVTHKPNAIQMALSVCEDLISSQVYAILVSHPPTPNDHFTPTPVSYTAGFYRIPVLGLTTRMSIYSDKSIHLSFLRTVPPYSHQSSVWFEMMRVYSWNHIILLVSDDHEGRAAQKRLETLLEERESKSKKRNYENLDQLSYDNKRGPKAEKVLQFDPGTKNVTALLMEARELEARVIVLSASEDDAATVYRAAAMLNMTGSGYVWLVGEREISGNALRYAPDGIIGLQLINGKNESAHISDAVGVVAQAVHELLEKENITDPPRGCVGNTNIWKTGPLFKRVLMSSKYADGVTGRVEFNEDGDRKFANYSIMNLQNRKLVQVGIYNGTHVIPNDRKIIWPGGETEKPRGYQMSTRLKIVTIHQEPFVYVKPTLSDGTCKEEFTVNGDPVKKVICTGPNDTSPGSPRHTVPQCCYGFCIDLLIKLARTMNFTYEVHLVADGKFGTQERVNNSNKKEWNGMMGELLSGQADMIVAPLTINNERAQYIEFSKPFKYQGLTILVKKEIPRSTLDSFMQPFQSTLWLLVGLSVHVVAVMLYLLDRFSPFGRFKVNSEEEEEDALTLSSAMWFSWGVLLNSGIGEGAPRSFSARILGMVWAGFAMIIVASYTANLAAFLVLDRPEERITGINDPRLRNPSDKFIYATVKQSSVDIYFRRQVELSTMYRHMEKHNYESAAEAIQAVRDNKLHAFIWDSAVLEFEASQKCDLVTTGELFFRSGFGIGMRKDSPWKQNVSLSILKSHENGFMEDLDKTWVRYQECDSRSNAPATLTFENMAGVFMLVAGGIVAGIFLIFIEIAYKRHKDARRKQMQLAFAAVNVWRKNLQSTGGGRGALQNQKDTVLPRRAIEREEGQLQMCARHRES; from the exons ATGAGCACCATGCGCCTGCTGACACTCGCCCTGCTTTTCTCCTGCTCCTTCGCCCGTGCCGCCTGCGACCCCAAGATCGTCAACATCGGCGCGGTACTGAGCACGCGGAAGCACGAGCAGATGTTCCGCGAGGCTGTGAACCAGGCCAACAAGCGGCACGGCTCCTGGAAGATCCAGCTCAACGCCACCTCTGTCACCCACAAGCCCAACGCCATCCAGATGGCCTTGTCGGTGTGCGAAGACCTCATCTCCAGCCAG GTCTACGCCATCCTAGTTAGCCACCCACCTACCCCCAACGACCACTTCACTCCCACCCCCGTCTCCTACACAGCTGGCTTCTACCGCATCCCCGTCCTGGGGCTGACCACCCGCATGTCCATCTACTCAGACAAG AGCATCCACCTTAGCTTCCTGCGCACCGTGCCGCCCTACTCCCACCAGTCGAGCGTCTGGTTCGAGATGATGCGCGTCTACAGCTGGAACCACATCATCCTCCTGGTCAGCGACGACCACGAGGGCCGGGCGGCGCAGAAGCGCCTGGAGACCCTGCTGGAGGAGCGCGAGTCCAAG AGTAAAAAAAGGAACTATGAAAACCTCGACCAACTGTCCTATGACAACAAGCGCGGACCCAAG GCTGAGAAGGTGCTGCAGTTCGACCCGGGGACCAAGAACGTGACGGCCCTGCTGATGGAGGCGCGGGAGCTGGAGGCTCGGGTCATCGTCCTCTCCGCCAG CGAGGACGACGCTGCCACCGTGTACCGCGCAGCCGCGATGCTGAACATGACCGGCTCGGGGTACGTGTGGCTGGTGGGGGAGCGCGAGATCTCGGGGAACGCCCTGCGCTACGCCCCGGACG GCATCATCGGGCTGCAGCTCATCAACGGCAAGAACGAGTCGGCCCATATCAGCGATGCCGTGGGGGTGGTGGCCCAGGCCGTGCACGAGCTTCTCGAGAAGGAGAACATCACCGATCCGCCGCGGGGCTGCGTGGGCAACACCAACATCTGGAAGACCGGGCCGCTCTTCAAGAG AGTGCTCATGTCTTCCAAGTACGCAGACGGCGTGACCGGCCGCGTGGAATTCAACGAGGATGGGGACCGGAAGTTTGCCAACTACAGCATCATGAACCTGCAGAACCGCAAGCTGGTACAAGTGGGCATCTACAACGGCACCCAT GTTATTCCCAACGACAGGAAAATCATCTGGCCAGGCGGAGAGACAGAGAAGCCCCGAGGTTACCAGATGTCCACCAGGCTGAAG atCGTGACGATCCACCAGGAGCCCTTCGTGTATGTCAAGCCCACGCTGAGCGACGGCACGTGCAAGGAGGAGTTCACCGTGAACGGGGATCCGGTGAAGAAGGTGATCTGCACCGGGCCCAACGACACGTCGCCGGGCAGCC CACGCCACACCGTGCCTCAGTGCTGCTACGGCTTCTGCATCGACCTACTCATCAAACTGGCGCGGACCATGAACTTCACTTATGAGGTGCACCTAGTGGCGGACGGCAAGTTCGGCACGCAGGAGCGG GTGAACAACAGCAATAAGAAGGAGTGGAACGGGATGATGGGCGAGCTGCTCAGCGGGCAGGCAGACATGATCGTGGCGCCGCTGACCATCAACAACGAGCGCGCACAGTACATCGAGTTCTCCAAGCCCTTCAAGTACCAGGGCCTGACCATTCTGGTCAAGAAG GAGATCCCCCGGAGCACGCTGGACTCGTTCATGCAGCCCTTCCAGAGTACGCTCTGGCTGCTGGTGGGGCTGTCAGTGCATGTGGTGGCCGTGATGCTGTACCTGCTGGACCGCTTCAG CCCCTTTGGCCGGTTCAAAGTGAAcagcgaggaggaggaggaggatgcacTGACCCTGTCCTCGGCCATGTGGTTCTCCTGGGGCGTCCTGCTCAACTCGGGCATCGGGGAAG GCGCCCCCAGAAGCTTCTCGGCGCGCATCCTGGGCATGGTGTGGGCCGGCTTCGCCATGATCATCGTGGCCTCCTACACTGCCAACCTGGCGGCCTTCCTGGTGCTGGACCGGCCCGAGGAGCGCATCACCGGCATCAACGATCCCCGG CTGAGGAATCCTTCGGACAAGTTCATCTACGCGACGGTGAAGCAGAGCTCCGTGGACATCTACTTCCGGCGGCAGGTGGAGCTGAGCACCATGTACCGGCACATGGAGAAGCACAACTACGAGAGCGCGGCCGAGGCCATCCAGGCCGTGCGGGACAa cAAGCTGCATGCCTTCATCTGGGACTCGGCGGTGCTGGAGTTCGAGGCCTCGCAGAAGTGCGACCTGGTGACCACCGGCGAGCTGTTCTTCCGCTCAGGCTTTGGCATCGGCATGCGCAAAGACAGTCCTTGGAAGCAGAACGTCTCCCTGTCCATCCTCAA GTCCCACGAGAACGGCTTCATGGAAGACCTGGACAAGACGTGGGTGCGGTACCAGGAGTGTGATTCGCGTAGCAACGCCCCTGCTACCCTCACGTTCGAGAACATGGCAG GGGTCTTCATGCTGGTGGCCGGGGGCATCGTGGCCGGGATCTTCCTGATCTTCATCGAGATCGCCTACAAGCGGCACAAGGATGCTCGCCGGAAGCAGATGCAGCTGGCCTTTGCAGCAGTGAACGTGTGGAGAAAGAACCTGCAG AGCACCGGGGGTGGACGCGGCGCTTTgcaaaaccaaaaagacacagtGCTGCCGCGACGCGCTATTGAGAGGGAGGAGGGCCAGCTGCAGATGTGTGCCCGTCATAGGGAGAGCTGA
- the GRIN1 gene encoding glutamate receptor ionotropic, NMDA 1 isoform X7: protein MSTMRLLTLALLFSCSFARAACDPKIVNIGAVLSTRKHEQMFREAVNQANKRHGSWKIQLNATSVTHKPNAIQMALSVCEDLISSQVYAILVSHPPTPNDHFTPTPVSYTAGFYRIPVLGLTTRMSIYSDKSIHLSFLRTVPPYSHQSSVWFEMMRVYSWNHIILLVSDDHEGRAAQKRLETLLEERESKAEKVLQFDPGTKNVTALLMEARELEARVIVLSASEDDAATVYRAAAMLNMTGSGYVWLVGEREISGNALRYAPDGIIGLQLINGKNESAHISDAVGVVAQAVHELLEKENITDPPRGCVGNTNIWKTGPLFKRVLMSSKYADGVTGRVEFNEDGDRKFANYSIMNLQNRKLVQVGIYNGTHVIPNDRKIIWPGGETEKPRGYQMSTRLKIVTIHQEPFVYVKPTLSDGTCKEEFTVNGDPVKKVICTGPNDTSPGSPRHTVPQCCYGFCIDLLIKLARTMNFTYEVHLVADGKFGTQERVNNSNKKEWNGMMGELLSGQADMIVAPLTINNERAQYIEFSKPFKYQGLTILVKKEIPRSTLDSFMQPFQSTLWLLVGLSVHVVAVMLYLLDRFSPFGRFKVNSEEEEEDALTLSSAMWFSWGVLLNSGIGEGAPRSFSARILGMVWAGFAMIIVASYTANLAAFLVLDRPEERITGINDPRLRNPSDKFIYATVKQSSVDIYFRRQVELSTMYRHMEKHNYESAAEAIQAVRDNKLHAFIWDSAVLEFEASQKCDLVTTGELFFRSGFGIGMRKDSPWKQNVSLSILKSHENGFMEDLDKTWVRYQECDSRSNAPATLTFENMAGVFMLVAGGIVAGIFLIFIEIAYKRHKDARRKQMQLAFAAVNVWRKNLQSTGGGRGALQNQKDTVLPRRAIEREEGQLQMCARHRES from the exons ATGAGCACCATGCGCCTGCTGACACTCGCCCTGCTTTTCTCCTGCTCCTTCGCCCGTGCCGCCTGCGACCCCAAGATCGTCAACATCGGCGCGGTACTGAGCACGCGGAAGCACGAGCAGATGTTCCGCGAGGCTGTGAACCAGGCCAACAAGCGGCACGGCTCCTGGAAGATCCAGCTCAACGCCACCTCTGTCACCCACAAGCCCAACGCCATCCAGATGGCCTTGTCGGTGTGCGAAGACCTCATCTCCAGCCAG GTCTACGCCATCCTAGTTAGCCACCCACCTACCCCCAACGACCACTTCACTCCCACCCCCGTCTCCTACACAGCTGGCTTCTACCGCATCCCCGTCCTGGGGCTGACCACCCGCATGTCCATCTACTCAGACAAG AGCATCCACCTTAGCTTCCTGCGCACCGTGCCGCCCTACTCCCACCAGTCGAGCGTCTGGTTCGAGATGATGCGCGTCTACAGCTGGAACCACATCATCCTCCTGGTCAGCGACGACCACGAGGGCCGGGCGGCGCAGAAGCGCCTGGAGACCCTGCTGGAGGAGCGCGAGTCCAAG GCTGAGAAGGTGCTGCAGTTCGACCCGGGGACCAAGAACGTGACGGCCCTGCTGATGGAGGCGCGGGAGCTGGAGGCTCGGGTCATCGTCCTCTCCGCCAG CGAGGACGACGCTGCCACCGTGTACCGCGCAGCCGCGATGCTGAACATGACCGGCTCGGGGTACGTGTGGCTGGTGGGGGAGCGCGAGATCTCGGGGAACGCCCTGCGCTACGCCCCGGACG GCATCATCGGGCTGCAGCTCATCAACGGCAAGAACGAGTCGGCCCATATCAGCGATGCCGTGGGGGTGGTGGCCCAGGCCGTGCACGAGCTTCTCGAGAAGGAGAACATCACCGATCCGCCGCGGGGCTGCGTGGGCAACACCAACATCTGGAAGACCGGGCCGCTCTTCAAGAG AGTGCTCATGTCTTCCAAGTACGCAGACGGCGTGACCGGCCGCGTGGAATTCAACGAGGATGGGGACCGGAAGTTTGCCAACTACAGCATCATGAACCTGCAGAACCGCAAGCTGGTACAAGTGGGCATCTACAACGGCACCCAT GTTATTCCCAACGACAGGAAAATCATCTGGCCAGGCGGAGAGACAGAGAAGCCCCGAGGTTACCAGATGTCCACCAGGCTGAAG atCGTGACGATCCACCAGGAGCCCTTCGTGTATGTCAAGCCCACGCTGAGCGACGGCACGTGCAAGGAGGAGTTCACCGTGAACGGGGATCCGGTGAAGAAGGTGATCTGCACCGGGCCCAACGACACGTCGCCGGGCAGCC CACGCCACACCGTGCCTCAGTGCTGCTACGGCTTCTGCATCGACCTACTCATCAAACTGGCGCGGACCATGAACTTCACTTATGAGGTGCACCTAGTGGCGGACGGCAAGTTCGGCACGCAGGAGCGG GTGAACAACAGCAATAAGAAGGAGTGGAACGGGATGATGGGCGAGCTGCTCAGCGGGCAGGCAGACATGATCGTGGCGCCGCTGACCATCAACAACGAGCGCGCACAGTACATCGAGTTCTCCAAGCCCTTCAAGTACCAGGGCCTGACCATTCTGGTCAAGAAG GAGATCCCCCGGAGCACGCTGGACTCGTTCATGCAGCCCTTCCAGAGTACGCTCTGGCTGCTGGTGGGGCTGTCAGTGCATGTGGTGGCCGTGATGCTGTACCTGCTGGACCGCTTCAG CCCCTTTGGCCGGTTCAAAGTGAAcagcgaggaggaggaggaggatgcacTGACCCTGTCCTCGGCCATGTGGTTCTCCTGGGGCGTCCTGCTCAACTCGGGCATCGGGGAAG GCGCCCCCAGAAGCTTCTCGGCGCGCATCCTGGGCATGGTGTGGGCCGGCTTCGCCATGATCATCGTGGCCTCCTACACTGCCAACCTGGCGGCCTTCCTGGTGCTGGACCGGCCCGAGGAGCGCATCACCGGCATCAACGATCCCCGG CTGAGGAATCCTTCGGACAAGTTCATCTACGCGACGGTGAAGCAGAGCTCCGTGGACATCTACTTCCGGCGGCAGGTGGAGCTGAGCACCATGTACCGGCACATGGAGAAGCACAACTACGAGAGCGCGGCCGAGGCCATCCAGGCCGTGCGGGACAa cAAGCTGCATGCCTTCATCTGGGACTCGGCGGTGCTGGAGTTCGAGGCCTCGCAGAAGTGCGACCTGGTGACCACCGGCGAGCTGTTCTTCCGCTCAGGCTTTGGCATCGGCATGCGCAAAGACAGTCCTTGGAAGCAGAACGTCTCCCTGTCCATCCTCAA GTCCCACGAGAACGGCTTCATGGAAGACCTGGACAAGACGTGGGTGCGGTACCAGGAGTGTGATTCGCGTAGCAACGCCCCTGCTACCCTCACGTTCGAGAACATGGCAG GGGTCTTCATGCTGGTGGCCGGGGGCATCGTGGCCGGGATCTTCCTGATCTTCATCGAGATCGCCTACAAGCGGCACAAGGATGCTCGCCGGAAGCAGATGCAGCTGGCCTTTGCAGCAGTGAACGTGTGGAGAAAGAACCTGCAG AGCACCGGGGGTGGACGCGGCGCTTTgcaaaaccaaaaagacacagtGCTGCCGCGACGCGCTATTGAGAGGGAGGAGGGCCAGCTGCAGATGTGTGCCCGTCATAGGGAGAGCTGA